In one window of Zingiber officinale cultivar Zhangliang chromosome 11A, Zo_v1.1, whole genome shotgun sequence DNA:
- the LOC122030858 gene encoding chlorophyll a-b binding protein 8, chloroplastic-like, whose translation MATQALLSARQLLGGTPLQSAPSRSPRKATFVVRAAATPPVKQGADRQLWFASKQSLSYLDGSLPGDYGFDPLGLSDPEGTGGFIEPRWLAYGEIFNGRTAMMGVVGCLAPEILGKLGLIPPETALPWFRTGVIPPAGTYPYWADNYTLFVFEMALVGFAEHRRFQDWAHPGSMGKQYFLGLEKGLGGSGDPAYPGGPFFNPLGLGNDDEKSMRDMKVKEVKNGRLAMMAIVGFFIQAWVTGEGPFQNLLDHLADPFNNNILTNLKFH comes from the exons ATGGCGACTCAAGCTCTTCTGTCTGCGAGGCAGCTGCTAGGGGGAACCCCACTCCAGTCCGCCCCCTCGAGGTCTCCGAGGAAGGCGACCTTCGTCGTTAGGGCAGCTGCCACTCCCCCTGTTAAG CAAGGAGCAGATAGGCAGCTCTGGTTCGCCTCCAAACAGTCACTCTCCTACTTGGACGGAAG TCTTCCCGGCGACTATGGATTCGATCCGTTGGGTCTGTCGGACCCGGAGGGCACCGGCGGGTTCATCGAGCCGAGATGGCTGGCCTACGGCGAGATCTTCAACGGGCGGACCGCCATGATGGGGGTGGTCGGCTGTCTGGCGCCGGAGATCCTCGGCAAGCTTGGGCTGATCCCGCCGGAGACGGCGCTCCCCTGGTTCAGAACCGGCGTGATCCCGCCGGCGGGGACGTACCCCTACTGGGCCGACAACTACACTCTGTTCGTGTTCGAGATGGCGCTGGTGGGGTTCGCCGAGCACCGGCGGTTCCAGGACTGGGCCCACCCGGGCTCCATGGGGAAGCAGTACTTCCTGGGGCTGGAGAAAGGGCTGGGCGGCTCCGGCGACCCGGCCTACCCCGGCGGGCCCTTCTTCAACCCGCTGGGCCTCGGCAATGACGACGAGAAGTCGATGAGGGACATGAAGGTGAAGGAGGTCAAGAACGGCCGGCTGGCGATGATGGCCATCGTCGGCTTCTTCATCCAGGCGTGGGTCACGGGAGAAGGGCCGTTCCAAAACCTGCTCGATCACTTGGCCGATCCCTTCAACAACAACATCTTGACCAACCTCAAGTTCCACTGA
- the LOC122032510 gene encoding GPI-anchored protein LLG1-like: MGSNAKFLLLSAVFAAFARLAAASSFISDDVFVSHGSGTRSLLQAKTSCPVNFEFMDYTIITNQCKGPRYPADQCCGALKDFACPYAADINDMTNDCASTMFSYINLYGKYPPGLFSSECREGKLGLACNATAPQAQNDSNSSPGHMNQSRLISAVFLLCVAVLFS; the protein is encoded by the exons ATGGGCTCGAATGCCAAGTTTTTATTGCTGTCGGCTGTTTTTGCGGCGTTTGCGCGATTGGCTGCTGCTTCGAGCTTCATTTCAG ATGATGTGTTCGTATCTCATGGATCTGGCACGCGGAGCTTGCTGCAGGCAAAGACTA GTTGTCCTGTGAACTTTGAATTCATGGACTACACAATCATTACTAACCAGTGCAAGGGCCCGAGGTACCCGGCTGATCAATGCTGCGGAGCTCTCAAGGATTTTGCTTGCCCTTATGCTGCTGACATAAATGATATGACGAATGATTGTGCATCGACCATGTTCAGTTACATCAACCTCTATGGTAAGTACCCGCCAGGATTGTTCTCGAGCGAATGCCGAGAAGGAAAGCTGGGCCTTGCGTGCAATGCTACTGCCCCACAGGCACAGAATGATTCAAATTCATCTCCTGGCCACATGAACCAGAGCCGCCTCATTTCTGCTGTCTTCCTTTTGTGTGTTGCTGTTCTATTTTCCTAA